The Streptomyces sp. NBC_00569 genomic sequence CGACCTTCGCAAGGGTGACGCGTTGAGGATCGGATGCCATGGCTCTCCCGGGGCGTGACGGCGGGCGGTTGGCCCGACTGCCCAGCACCGTAGCATCGAAATTTTTTTCGTGAATCCCTTGAGTCAAGGTGGTTGCAGAACAGGAAAATTGGCCGTGCGGCAGGTATTGACGGGCTTGTTTGCCGCACCTAGCGTTCACCGCCAGCACGCCAGATAGAAACAAGTTTCGAACTCGCAGGGCATGTTCTTTCGGTCCTGTGCGATGGCGGCTCTTCAGGCGATGTCGACGCCACCGACCCAAAGGGGCAGACCCGAGATGACACGAATCCACGTGAAGGGTTCAGCAGACCCGACCGGCACCACCACGGGACCTTCCCGGCGCGGCTTCCTTCTGGGAGCGGTCGGCGCCGGTCTCGCCACTACGTCACTGGCGGCCTGCAGTTCCGGCGGCTCGGGCGGCTCGGGCGGCTCGGAGATCGTTTTCATGAACCAGTCCCGCGGTCAGGCCTCGACGCTGAAGAAGCTGGCCCAGCAGTACACGAAGCAGACCGGCGTGAAGATCAGGATCGACGACGTCGGCCCTGCGGACTTCGTGACCAAGCTTCAGTCGAGCTCCCAGTCCCGCAACATGCCGGACATGTACTCAGTGGTCGACGGCCATACCATGGCCCCCTACTACAAGGCCGGCTGGGCGATGGACCTGACCGAGAAGATGAAGGGCAGCTGGGGCGACAGCTTCCGGCCCGCCACACTGAAGACGACGACGTTCGCGGCGGACAATCCGCAGGGCGTGAAGCCGGGTGTCTACAGCGCACACTGGGAGACCCCGGCCCTGGGGGTCTTCGTCAACGCCGGGATGTACAAGGCCGTCGGGCTGAACCCGGACCAGGCGCCTGCTTCCATGGGCGAGTTCATCGATCAGATGCGCAAGATCAAGAAGTCTGGGAAGGGTCCCTTCTGGTTCGCAGCGAGCCTGTCCAACCAGGTGATCCAGTCCTACGCCTCCAACTACATGACCGACGAGGAGCTCAACGCCACCTTCGTGGGCGACAACAGCTGGAAGAGCGAGGGCTGGCGCAAGACGCTGCAGCTCGTGGTCGACCTGCGAGACGCCGGCGTGATCGCCACCGGCTCGCTGCCGAGCGGCAACACCGACAACCCCAACGTGGAGAAGGCCTTTTTCAACACCCAGGGCGTCGCGGCCATCTTCGACGGCACCTCGGCCGTCGGCGTGGCCCGCGCGACCGCCCCGGACTTCACCGACTTCCGCTCCTTCCCGCTT encodes the following:
- a CDS encoding ABC transporter substrate-binding protein, producing the protein MTRIHVKGSADPTGTTTGPSRRGFLLGAVGAGLATTSLAACSSGGSGGSGGSEIVFMNQSRGQASTLKKLAQQYTKQTGVKIRIDDVGPADFVTKLQSSSQSRNMPDMYSVVDGHTMAPYYKAGWAMDLTEKMKGSWGDSFRPATLKTTTFAADNPQGVKPGVYSAHWETPALGVFVNAGMYKAVGLNPDQAPASMGEFIDQMRKIKKSGKGPFWFAASLSNQVIQSYASNYMTDEELNATFVGDNSWKSEGWRKTLQLVVDLRDAGVIATGSLPSGNTDNPNVEKAFFNTQGVAAIFDGTSAVGVARATAPDFTDFRSFPLPKADDGTQTPRLVGGAAKGAAVNPRSKKAAEALKFLKWLTAADQQQTWATGVPLIPSARAVSGKNIPKQLTGIAADTSHIQLVQNQILEQVNTALQKGTQALVLKERSVDQVLGDLDAAQKSA